The following proteins come from a genomic window of unidentified bacterial endosymbiont:
- the hemB gene encoding porphobilinogen synthase: MISFIQATFPQRRLRRTRHAAFSRRLVAETLLTVNDLIAPLFVIAGERRREAIPSMPGIERLSIDQLQQEVEALAKLGVPAVALFPVVDPADKSLQAEAAYHPEGLIPRALQALKAAVPEMGLMVDVALDPFTTHGHDGIVDEHGQVLNDATNVILVRQALVYAHAGADIIAPSDMMDGRIGAVRQALERHGCSNTLIMAYAAKYASSYYGPFRDAIGSTTALQTSDKKSYQLDPANSDEALHEVALDLQEGADWVMVKPGLPYLDVLHRVKQTFKVPTFAYQVSGEYAMHQAAIQQGWLPERPTILESLGCFKRAGADGILTYFAKQVAEWLQ, from the coding sequence ATGATTTCATTCATTCAGGCTACTTTCCCCCAACGCCGCTTAAGACGAACACGCCATGCTGCATTTAGCCGTCGGCTGGTGGCTGAGACGCTACTGACAGTCAATGACCTGATAGCGCCTCTATTTGTGATAGCCGGAGAGCGACGCCGAGAGGCTATCCCATCGATGCCTGGCATTGAACGGCTCTCTATCGATCAGTTACAACAGGAGGTTGAAGCGTTAGCTAAATTGGGCGTTCCAGCCGTGGCGCTGTTTCCGGTCGTTGATCCCGCTGATAAAAGTTTACAGGCTGAAGCGGCTTATCATCCAGAGGGGCTGATTCCCCGAGCACTCCAGGCCTTAAAAGCTGCGGTACCGGAGATGGGTCTCATGGTGGATGTGGCCCTTGATCCCTTTACGACCCATGGCCATGATGGGATCGTCGATGAGCATGGTCAAGTATTAAATGATGCCACCAATGTTATTTTAGTCCGTCAGGCACTCGTTTATGCGCATGCTGGTGCAGATATTATAGCCCCTAGCGATATGATGGATGGTCGGATTGGTGCTGTTCGTCAGGCGTTAGAGAGACATGGTTGTAGCAACACCCTCATCATGGCCTACGCTGCCAAGTATGCATCCAGTTACTATGGCCCCTTCCGTGACGCCATTGGTTCAACGACTGCTCTACAGACAAGCGATAAAAAGAGCTATCAACTGGATCCTGCCAATAGTGATGAAGCGCTTCATGAAGTGGCTTTAGATCTCCAAGAGGGAGCAGATTGGGTCATGGTGAAACCAGGACTACCCTATCTAGATGTCCTGCATCGGGTTAAACAGACCTTCAAGGTTCCTACTTTTGCCTATCAAGTCTCAGGGGAGTATGCTATGCATCAGGCCGCCATTCAGCAAGGATGGTTGCCAGAACGGCCTACTATTTTAGAATCACTCGGCTGCTTTAAGCGTGCTGGCGCGGATGGTATTCTTACCTATTTTGCTAAACAGGTTGCTGAATGGCTGCAGTGA
- the ftnA gene encoding non-heme ferritin, with product MLEKNMLDQLNGQLNLECYSYHLYWQMSAWCAAQGFPGSAGFLRLAAQSEQKHLEKLLNYISDTGALPLIGTISAPPDEFPSLPDLFQQIYEHEQAISDRINTLVHQALMTQDYTTFNFLQWFVSEQCQEEKQWKRILDQLEWLGNESKALFLFDQSLQHTG from the coding sequence ATGTTAGAAAAAAACATGCTCGATCAACTCAATGGCCAGCTTAACCTAGAGTGTTACTCTTATCATCTTTATTGGCAAATGAGTGCTTGGTGTGCCGCTCAGGGCTTTCCTGGCAGTGCCGGTTTTTTGCGCCTCGCTGCTCAAAGTGAACAAAAACACCTTGAAAAACTACTCAATTACATTAGCGATACTGGGGCACTGCCGTTGATTGGAACCATCAGCGCGCCTCCTGATGAATTTCCATCGCTGCCAGATCTTTTTCAGCAGATCTATGAGCATGAACAGGCGATCAGTGATCGTATTAATACCTTGGTACACCAGGCGCTAATGACTCAAGATTATACCACGTTTAATTTTTTACAGTGGTTTGTCTCTGAACAGTGTCAAGAGGAGAAGCAATGGAAGCGGATCCTTGATCAATTGGAGTGGTTAGGCAATGAGAGCAAAGCACTGTTCTTGTTTGATCAGTCGCTGCAGCACACAGGTTGA
- a CDS encoding transposase yields the protein MNQGESRSYDKEFKLNAVKLYHSTGKTLCQLSEELGVPKSTLAGWVHQHNKDGAEAFPGKGYLKASDAELSQLRKELAIAREERDILKKALGIFSVARK from the coding sequence ATGAATCAAGGGGAATCAAGGAGCTATGATAAGGAATTCAAGCTGAATGCGGTAAAGCTGTATCACAGCACTGGTAAAACGCTCTGTCAATTGAGCGAGGAATTGGGAGTTCCCAAGAGTACATTGGCAGGGTGGGTCCATCAGCATAACAAGGATGGTGCAGAGGCTTTCCCGGGCAAAGGATACCTGAAAGCGTCTGATGCTGAGCTCAGTCAATTGCGGAAAGAATTGGCGATAGCACGCGAAGAGAGGGATATCCTAAAAAAAGCCTTGGGCATCTTCTCAGTGGCCCGCAAGTAA
- a CDS encoding IS3 family transposase, which produces MGDSTRREGYPKKSLGHLLSGPQVKYQFMQKHAGEFSVERMSNVLGVSRSGYYQFIKAEPSKRYCEDERLISEIKEVYTISNQIYGSPRIHAELRARGERCSRKRVCRLMKAAHIAAKMKKRFKVTTIVDPKAAVAPNLLKQKFTATRPDQYWAADITYIPTQEGWLYVAIVLDLFSRSIVGMDMQAHMTTELVAAALRQAITRRKPAAGLIHHSDRGSQYTSKGFKAVSAHHQITLSMSSTGNCYDNAVAESFFHTLKTEHTHFERFESREQAKLSIFEYVEVFYNRQRRHSTLGYLSPVNFEKNWLSQVA; this is translated from the coding sequence ATTGGCGATAGCACGCGAAGAGAGGGATATCCTAAAAAAAGCCTTGGGCATCTTCTCAGTGGCCCGCAAGTAAAATACCAGTTTATGCAAAAGCATGCTGGGGAATTCAGCGTAGAGAGGATGTCCAACGTGTTAGGTGTATCCCGCAGTGGCTATTATCAGTTTATCAAGGCTGAGCCATCCAAGCGCTATTGTGAGGATGAGCGTTTAATATCTGAAATTAAAGAGGTTTATACCATAAGCAACCAAATTTACGGTAGCCCACGTATCCATGCTGAGTTACGAGCTAGAGGTGAGCGCTGTTCACGCAAACGGGTTTGTCGGCTAATGAAAGCAGCCCATATTGCGGCTAAGATGAAAAAACGATTTAAGGTAACCACAATAGTCGATCCAAAGGCCGCAGTGGCGCCTAATTTACTCAAGCAGAAGTTCACAGCCACTCGCCCTGATCAATACTGGGCAGCAGATATTACCTATATTCCGACCCAAGAGGGATGGTTGTATGTTGCTATCGTACTGGACCTGTTCTCTCGTAGTATCGTGGGGATGGATATGCAAGCTCACATGACCACCGAGTTAGTAGCCGCAGCATTACGCCAGGCAATAACACGGAGGAAGCCTGCTGCAGGTCTCATCCACCACTCCGACCGAGGCAGCCAGTATACCAGCAAAGGATTCAAGGCTGTATCGGCGCATCACCAGATAACGCTTAGCATGAGTAGTACGGGCAATTGTTATGACAATGCAGTAGCAGAGAGTTTTTTCCATACCTTAAAAACAGAGCACACCCACTTTGAACGTTTTGAGAGCAGAGAACAAGCCAAATTGAGCATTTTTGAATACGTAGAAGTGTTTTATAACCGACAGAGACGGCACTCAACGCTAGGCTATCTGTCTCCTGTAAATTTTGAAAAAAATTGGTTATCCCAGGTCGCTTAA
- a CDS encoding TssA family type VI secretion system protein, whose amino-acid sequence MSDAGLSVEATLATLQALINQSYGVNSDSSVDWLSVEQLAGQLLNQDTKHFQVLLYWGVARLHHQGFSALAETAEQLTVLVEHYWEQALPPLKRLRGRLSIVEWWLERSITWIQQSIHKPLESEVLERAMTAVMQCDQILAARCESAPVMASLINCLKQLEVVLPPVAEEGSIKSAVLATDLDLGEIKSSEPTLIPAEDLDETTTASVVVTVEHLVAEASPSAIADPDPTSIATEPLTVVSEVQAVLDRADSAAASGNYREAVVQLQQGQRRLIGSERLQLTCRLADYLREAGYARLADVQIQQALALVEQHQLESWDPPLAQQVLESAFDLFNRLGKTEAASEILARLCLLDAGRALYKSFSAQ is encoded by the coding sequence ATGAGTGATGCAGGCCTCTCTGTAGAAGCGACCTTGGCGACACTGCAAGCGCTGATCAATCAATCCTATGGTGTCAACAGCGATAGCTCAGTGGATTGGTTATCCGTCGAACAGCTGGCCGGCCAGCTATTGAATCAGGACACCAAGCATTTTCAGGTACTGCTTTATTGGGGGGTCGCTCGCCTCCATCATCAGGGTTTTAGTGCCCTCGCGGAGACCGCTGAACAGTTAACTGTTTTGGTCGAACACTACTGGGAACAGGCGCTGCCTCCTTTAAAACGGTTACGAGGACGCCTCAGTATTGTTGAGTGGTGGTTAGAACGCAGTATCACTTGGATTCAGCAATCCATCCACAAGCCCTTAGAGAGTGAAGTGTTGGAACGTGCGATGACTGCGGTGATGCAGTGTGACCAGATACTCGCTGCGCGCTGTGAGTCGGCACCCGTCATGGCCTCCCTAATCAATTGTCTGAAACAGCTTGAGGTGGTGTTGCCACCCGTAGCCGAAGAGGGTTCAATCAAGTCCGCCGTGTTGGCGACCGATTTGGATCTAGGGGAGATCAAGTCGTCTGAACCGACCCTGATCCCTGCTGAAGATCTGGATGAGACGACTACTGCTAGTGTTGTTGTAACAGTCGAGCACCTGGTGGCTGAGGCATCCCCTTCGGCAATCGCCGATCCAGACCCAACGTCAATAGCGACGGAGCCGCTGACTGTGGTGAGTGAGGTACAAGCAGTGCTTGATCGTGCTGACAGCGCCGCGGCGTCTGGTAATTACCGAGAGGCCGTGGTGCAGTTACAGCAGGGCCAAAGGCGGTTGATCGGTAGTGAACGTTTGCAGCTCACCTGTCGTTTGGCTGATTATTTACGGGAAGCTGGCTATGCGAGGCTAGCTGACGTCCAGATACAGCAGGCCTTAGCACTGGTGGAACAACATCAGTTGGAAAGCTGGGATCCACCCCTGGCACAGCAGGTGTTAGAGAGCGCGTTCGACCTTTTTAATAGGCTCGGTAAAACCGAAGCCGCTTCCGAGATTTTGGCTCGTCTCTGCTTGTTAGATGCCGGACGAGCGCTCTATAAGTCATTCTCAGCACAATAA
- the tssB gene encoding type VI secretion system contractile sheath small subunit → MANSEGSVAPKERVNIVYKPATEGAQSEVELPLKMLVVGDFTQAEDQRLVEDRAPITIDKDNFNEVLKGQGLTLNLNVPSKLAGAGEDDQLALQLKFSSLRDFEPDQLVEQVPELAKLQALREALKALKSPLSNIPEFRKKIQAIIQDDASRKALLTELGMGEE, encoded by the coding sequence ATGGCAAACAGCGAAGGCTCTGTCGCACCCAAAGAACGGGTCAATATTGTCTATAAACCGGCAACCGAGGGGGCTCAATCAGAGGTAGAGCTACCTCTCAAGATGCTAGTCGTCGGCGATTTCACGCAAGCGGAAGACCAACGACTGGTGGAAGATCGGGCTCCCATCACGATCGATAAAGATAATTTCAATGAGGTCCTCAAAGGCCAGGGGCTAACCCTCAATCTGAATGTACCGAGTAAGCTGGCTGGAGCAGGGGAGGATGATCAATTAGCTCTCCAGTTGAAGTTCAGTAGTTTACGCGATTTTGAACCTGATCAACTGGTTGAGCAGGTGCCTGAATTGGCAAAATTACAAGCACTCCGTGAAGCCCTCAAAGCCCTCAAAAGTCCACTCAGCAATATCCCCGAATTTCGTAAAAAAATTCAGGCGATTATTCAGGATGATGCGTCACGGAAGGCCCTGTTAACAGAGCTCGGAATGGGTGAGGAATAG
- the tssC gene encoding type VI secretion system contractile sheath large subunit codes for MSLKEQIVPDTTVQSPLSSPLLDEIVEVTRLKPADAAYSVTRSGLHALIADLVKPEYQGVKISGELIDLLIGELDQQISAQVDQILHHSQFRSLESSWRSLKFLVDRTDFRENIKIELLNLSKQDLLNDFEDSPEVVKSGLYRLLYTSEYGQFGGQPYGTVIGHYEFGPNPQDMGLIKNIASVAAMAHAPFIAAASTEFFGIQRWEELPNLKDLRSVFESPQYIKWNAFRESEDARYVGLTLPRFLLRLPYGQNTTPSKRFNYNEMVSEASEDFCWGSTAFAFASRLSDSFAKYRWCANIIGPQGGGAVDDLPLYQFESMGETRSKIPTEVLISERREYELAEEGFIALTMRKGSDNAAFFSANSCQKAKNFGNTPAGKEAELNYKLSTQLPYMMIMDRLAHYIKVLQREHIGTWKERADLERELKNWVSQYVTEMDNPSPSVRSRRPLRAVEIQVNDVAGDPGWYQVSIKARPHFKYMGAFFTLSLVGKLDKA; via the coding sequence ATGAGTCTAAAAGAGCAGATTGTACCTGACACCACTGTGCAGTCCCCGTTAAGCAGTCCTTTATTAGATGAAATTGTCGAGGTGACTCGACTGAAACCCGCTGATGCGGCCTATTCCGTGACACGCAGTGGTTTGCACGCACTGATTGCTGATCTGGTGAAACCGGAATATCAAGGGGTAAAAATTTCAGGAGAGTTGATCGATCTATTGATAGGGGAGCTTGATCAACAAATTTCTGCACAGGTGGATCAAATTTTACATCATAGCCAGTTTCGCAGCCTAGAGAGCAGTTGGCGTAGTCTAAAGTTCCTGGTAGATAGAACCGATTTTCGAGAAAACATCAAGATAGAGTTACTTAATCTGAGTAAACAAGATCTGCTGAATGATTTTGAAGATAGCCCAGAGGTCGTTAAATCAGGACTCTACCGCCTACTCTATACCAGCGAATATGGACAATTTGGTGGTCAGCCTTACGGTACGGTGATCGGTCACTATGAGTTTGGACCTAACCCGCAGGATATGGGGTTAATCAAGAACATTGCCTCCGTGGCAGCAATGGCTCATGCCCCATTTATCGCGGCTGCTTCAACAGAATTTTTTGGGATCCAACGTTGGGAAGAGCTACCGAACCTCAAAGATCTCCGCTCAGTATTTGAAAGCCCACAGTACATCAAATGGAATGCTTTTCGGGAGAGCGAAGATGCCCGCTATGTTGGGTTGACACTGCCACGGTTCTTATTACGTCTTCCCTATGGACAGAATACCACGCCTAGTAAGCGTTTTAATTACAACGAAATGGTCTCGGAAGCCAGTGAGGACTTCTGCTGGGGCAGTACCGCGTTTGCCTTTGCCAGTCGTCTGTCCGACAGCTTTGCTAAGTATCGCTGGTGCGCCAATATCATTGGACCCCAGGGCGGTGGTGCTGTGGATGATCTACCCCTCTATCAATTTGAGTCGATGGGTGAGACCCGGAGCAAAATTCCGACCGAAGTGCTGATCTCGGAGCGACGCGAGTATGAGCTGGCTGAAGAGGGCTTTATTGCCTTAACCATGCGCAAGGGGAGTGATAATGCCGCCTTTTTCTCGGCCAATTCCTGCCAGAAAGCCAAAAACTTCGGCAACACCCCAGCTGGCAAAGAGGCAGAGCTCAACTATAAGCTCTCCACCCAGCTCCCCTACATGATGATCATGGACCGTTTAGCCCACTATATCAAAGTGCTGCAGCGTGAACATATCGGCACTTGGAAAGAGCGTGCCGATTTGGAACGCGAATTGAAAAACTGGGTGAGTCAATATGTGACGGAGATGGATAACCCGTCGCCTAGTGTGCGGAGTCGACGTCCGTTACGGGCAGTGGAGATCCAGGTGAATGATGTTGCTGGTGATCCAGGCTGGTATCAGGTCTCCATCAAGGCGCGTCCACACTTTAAATATATGGGCGCTTTTTTCACCCTCTCATTGGTAGGAAAATTGGATAAAGCTTAG
- the tssD gene encoding type VI secretion system tube protein TssD → MSMTIYMAITGKNQGDIKAKSETLSSSNEHPDRKDRTLVYEFNHTTASEINSSTGIPEGSFSRLLSVTKAKDVTSPKLFQLCCDREICTMELFFFRTINAKDGVYYSYKLEDAYLYKIDSFTPMTFLEQNKPYKDMERLYFSYAKLTQRYTDGNIEYTETPQGK, encoded by the coding sequence ATGTCAATGACCATTTATATGGCTATTACGGGTAAGAATCAAGGCGATATTAAAGCGAAGAGTGAAACACTCTCGAGTAGTAACGAGCATCCCGATCGTAAAGATCGTACCTTAGTTTATGAATTTAACCATACCACCGCTAGCGAAATTAATAGCAGTACCGGTATCCCGGAAGGGAGTTTTAGCCGGTTGCTGTCGGTCACTAAAGCCAAAGATGTGACCTCCCCAAAACTATTCCAATTGTGCTGTGATCGAGAGATCTGCACGATGGAGCTCTTCTTCTTCCGCACCATTAATGCAAAAGATGGCGTTTACTATAGCTACAAATTGGAGGATGCCTACCTCTATAAAATAGACTCTTTCACACCGATGACCTTTTTGGAGCAAAATAAACCCTATAAAGATATGGAGCGGCTCTACTTTAGCTACGCTAAGCTGACGCAGCGCTACACCGACGGTAATATCGAATATACCGAAACCCCTCAAGGAAAATAA
- the tssE gene encoding type VI secretion system baseplate subunit TssE, giving the protein MRTERLLERIQSSGLGRQPPGSDVARFTASVARYLSLMLNTQQGDAQTVQDFGMPDLNHIRFGEGLEDLRGLERVIADRILKYEPRVQQVQVAFVPQEADPLSLMFRINLNLVYQQRVVPVVFETILDADGRISVMGT; this is encoded by the coding sequence GTGCGTACGGAGCGGCTGTTAGAACGGATCCAGTCTAGTGGGTTGGGTCGGCAACCACCGGGTAGTGATGTGGCCCGCTTTACCGCCTCGGTGGCTCGCTATCTATCACTGATGTTGAACACTCAGCAGGGAGATGCCCAAACGGTTCAGGATTTCGGCATGCCCGATCTGAACCATATCCGTTTTGGGGAGGGGTTGGAGGATCTGCGGGGGTTAGAACGGGTGATTGCCGATCGAATCTTGAAATATGAGCCACGGGTACAGCAGGTGCAGGTGGCTTTTGTACCACAAGAGGCTGATCCACTCTCGCTGATGTTTCGTATTAACCTGAACCTGGTATACCAACAACGGGTGGTGCCGGTGGTCTTTGAGACCATTCTCGATGCCGATGGGCGAATTTCGGTCATGGGGACCTAG
- the tssF gene encoding type VI secretion system baseplate subunit TssF, whose protein sequence is MINSYYQQQLTSLRELGTLFAKKHPALVPMLAGRSADPDVERLLEGTAFLSGLVQERLDDNFPEIIHSLTELIFPHYLRPLPAAAIVRFTPKASCQEPTVIAAGTELAAREINGVQALFTTCADVPLLPLQIRHIKILEHAIQIQLQLNGMLWEEIPQHRLRFYLSGEYHQSANLFARLNHSLSGVRLTAGETTLTLSAREGFDGLGAQEQAAIYPYPAQAFPAFQSIQEYFQLPQKFLFFDILGLQRIRTASSQLTITLEFTPQSERLAGACHLELFCVPVVNLFRHHAETILLNHTLPEYRINPSGGEDYQIYAVDRVTGFQQGSMEERCYQPFTLFNPQATKTPVYSVRRRAAKLESGTEAYLSVAYPDPTQASPQETLAIQVRCTNTVALVQQLRYGDISLATESSPLMADFTNITLLSPPVTAPLGGNLLWRLLSHLYLNQRTLAQQSSLTALLKLYLFTDTPDRAGLLANTKRVEAIKGVSLDNSQKMLYQGALIRGSTIRVQLDPDGFPCPGDLFLFGWVLNQLLAAYSTINSYTQVTIDNIHDQRSYPWPPRAGKRHLL, encoded by the coding sequence ATGATCAATAGCTATTACCAGCAGCAGTTGACCTCTCTACGGGAGCTCGGGACGCTGTTTGCGAAGAAGCACCCAGCCTTGGTGCCGATGCTGGCAGGTCGGAGCGCCGATCCCGATGTAGAGCGGCTACTCGAGGGCACTGCTTTTCTGAGTGGTTTAGTGCAAGAGCGGCTGGATGATAATTTTCCAGAGATTATCCATAGCTTAACAGAGCTGATTTTTCCTCACTACCTGAGACCACTACCCGCTGCGGCCATTGTACGCTTTACACCGAAAGCGAGTTGTCAAGAACCGACGGTGATCGCTGCCGGAACTGAGTTAGCAGCGCGTGAGATCAATGGGGTTCAAGCACTCTTTACGACCTGTGCTGATGTGCCTCTACTACCGCTACAGATCCGCCATATCAAAATTCTGGAACACGCCATTCAGATCCAACTGCAACTGAACGGGATGCTCTGGGAAGAAATTCCACAACACCGGCTGCGTTTTTATCTTTCAGGGGAGTATCATCAGTCGGCTAATCTATTTGCACGCTTGAATCACTCCCTCTCAGGTGTCCGCTTGACCGCTGGTGAAACCACCTTGACACTCTCCGCTAGGGAGGGTTTTGATGGCTTGGGTGCGCAAGAGCAGGCGGCGATTTATCCCTATCCAGCGCAGGCTTTTCCAGCCTTTCAATCGATTCAAGAGTATTTTCAGCTGCCCCAGAAATTTCTATTTTTTGATATTCTTGGGTTACAACGGATCAGAACCGCTTCCAGTCAGTTAACCATCACTTTGGAATTCACGCCACAGAGTGAACGTTTAGCGGGAGCCTGTCATCTGGAGCTATTTTGTGTACCGGTGGTCAATCTGTTTCGGCATCATGCCGAAACCATCCTATTAAACCATACCCTGCCGGAGTATCGCATTAATCCCAGTGGGGGTGAGGATTATCAAATTTATGCGGTGGATCGGGTGACTGGGTTTCAGCAGGGGAGTATGGAAGAGCGATGCTACCAACCCTTTACCCTATTTAACCCGCAGGCAACGAAGACACCGGTTTATTCGGTGCGCCGACGGGCGGCCAAATTAGAGAGTGGGACAGAAGCTTATCTATCAGTCGCTTACCCCGATCCCACGCAGGCCTCTCCTCAGGAGACTTTAGCCATCCAGGTGCGCTGTACCAACACGGTAGCCCTAGTACAGCAGCTGCGTTATGGGGATATCTCACTCGCCACTGAAAGTTCACCCCTGATGGCGGATTTTACCAATATCACCTTATTGAGTCCCCCAGTCACCGCGCCTTTAGGTGGCAATCTCCTCTGGCGATTACTGTCGCACCTCTATCTCAATCAGCGCACCCTAGCACAACAGTCGTCTCTGACGGCACTGTTAAAACTCTATCTGTTTACCGACACCCCCGATCGGGCTGGGCTGTTGGCTAATACCAAGCGTGTTGAGGCGATTAAAGGGGTTTCCCTGGATAATAGCCAGAAAATGCTTTATCAAGGCGCTTTAATTCGAGGTTCAACAATTAGGGTTCAATTAGATCCTGATGGGTTTCCCTGCCCAGGCGATCTGTTTCTCTTCGGATGGGTGCTCAACCAACTGTTGGCGGCCTACAGTACGATCAACAGTTATACCCAGGTCACTATCGACAATATCCATGATCAGCGGAGTTACCCATGGCCACCTCGAGCCGGCAAGCGCCATCTCCTGTAA
- the tssG gene encoding type VI secretion system baseplate subunit TssG, with protein sequence MATSSRQAPSPVTKALLAQPQRFSYEQVVRLLQWQGIAKPQTRPHLSLGFPAVDVVSLADQGDQMVITTTLLGLYGASSPLPTFYTEELLEEAAEDGCATRDFYDLLNQPLYHHYFQAWTKYQLMLRWVERRDETLIERLYALVGLGALPSAQAAAAEQLPYAGLLNLLSRSSLGLETLLTQVVGCPVEIEPFIACWQTIPPAQQCGLGVQGHWLGEECYLGTHCLDSSSTCRLHIRISDSLTFAELLPNQPRYLTMVRFLRHYLLDPLDLQLWLWPEPQVIPPAILQGDSAPLLGINCWLGDLAQCPAATPWVTQLPLGVH encoded by the coding sequence ATGGCCACCTCGAGCCGGCAAGCGCCATCTCCTGTAACTAAGGCGTTGTTAGCACAGCCGCAGCGCTTCAGTTACGAGCAGGTGGTCCGGCTACTACAGTGGCAAGGGATCGCCAAGCCGCAGACCCGGCCTCATCTCTCTCTGGGGTTTCCCGCGGTTGATGTGGTATCGCTAGCCGATCAGGGTGATCAGATGGTGATCACCACGACGCTATTAGGGCTTTACGGCGCTTCATCGCCCTTGCCCACCTTTTATACTGAAGAGTTGCTAGAGGAGGCTGCAGAGGATGGCTGTGCCACCCGCGACTTCTATGATCTGTTGAATCAACCGCTCTATCACCACTATTTTCAAGCCTGGACCAAATATCAGCTGATGCTGCGTTGGGTGGAGCGGCGGGATGAGACGCTCATCGAACGGCTCTACGCTTTAGTAGGGTTAGGCGCGTTGCCATCAGCGCAGGCTGCGGCTGCTGAGCAGCTCCCCTATGCCGGCCTGTTAAATCTATTATCCCGTAGCAGCCTAGGATTGGAGACACTATTAACCCAGGTTGTCGGTTGCCCCGTTGAGATTGAACCTTTTATCGCCTGCTGGCAGACGATCCCCCCAGCGCAGCAGTGTGGTTTAGGGGTGCAGGGACACTGGTTAGGTGAGGAGTGCTATCTAGGGACGCACTGTCTCGATAGCAGTAGCACCTGTCGTTTGCATATCCGGATCAGCGATTCACTTACTTTTGCTGAGTTGCTGCCTAATCAACCCCGTTATTTAACGATGGTGCGCTTTTTGCGTCACTATCTACTCGATCCACTCGATCTGCAGTTATGGTTATGGCCTGAACCACAGGTGATCCCGCCCGCCATTCTGCAGGGCGACAGCGCACCCTTGCTGGGCATTAACTGCTGGCTGGGTGATCTGGCGCAGTGTCCTGCTGCTACCCCCTGGGTGACCCAGTTACCGCTAGGAGTTCATTAA